In Microbacterium pumilum, the following proteins share a genomic window:
- a CDS encoding segregation and condensation protein A, producing MAPSPDERDLPVTEPLEEAGDGFRVSLGVFDGPFDLLLTLISKHELDITEVSLSKVTDEFIAYLRLLGPDEELDQASEFLVVAATLLDMKVAGLLPQGELVDAESVALLEARDLLFARLLQYRAFKEVSAWFARCLQREDRRHTRSVRLDEKYRKAVPELVWTLTADDFAALGLLALTPKEIPHVGLDHLHAPLVSIREQAAIVVTLLRDAGTLNFRELVAGVAQPGVIVARFLSVLELYRHAALSFEQLEPLGELTLRWTAQRWSDENLATLGADYDR from the coding sequence GTGGCGCCGTCGCCTGACGAACGCGACCTTCCGGTCACCGAGCCCCTCGAAGAGGCGGGCGACGGATTCCGCGTCTCACTCGGCGTGTTCGACGGTCCGTTCGACCTGCTGCTGACCCTCATCTCGAAGCACGAGCTCGACATCACCGAGGTGTCGCTGTCGAAGGTGACCGACGAGTTCATCGCCTACCTCCGGCTGCTCGGCCCTGACGAAGAGCTCGATCAGGCATCCGAATTCCTCGTGGTCGCCGCCACCCTGCTCGACATGAAGGTCGCGGGGCTGCTGCCGCAGGGCGAGCTCGTGGACGCCGAGTCCGTCGCGCTGCTCGAGGCGCGCGATCTTCTGTTCGCGCGGCTGCTGCAGTACCGCGCCTTCAAAGAGGTGTCCGCGTGGTTCGCCCGGTGCCTGCAGCGGGAGGATCGCCGCCACACGCGCAGCGTGCGGCTCGACGAGAAGTACCGCAAGGCCGTGCCCGAGCTCGTGTGGACCCTGACCGCGGACGACTTCGCGGCGCTGGGGCTACTCGCATTGACGCCGAAGGAGATTCCCCACGTCGGTCTCGACCATCTTCATGCGCCGCTCGTCAGCATCCGCGAGCAGGCGGCCATCGTCGTGACGCTGCTGCGCGATGCGGGAACCCTCAACTTCCGCGAACTCGTCGCCGGAGTCGCCCAGCCGGGTGTCATCGTGGCGAGATTCCTGTCGGTGCTCGAGCTGTACCGCCACGCCGCCCTCTCGTTCGAGCAGCTCGAGCCGCTCGGCGAGCTCACCCTCCGATGGACCGCGCAGCGCTGGTCCGATGAGAACCTCGCGACTCTGGGAGCCGACTATGACCGATGA
- a CDS encoding pseudouridine synthase — MSPATGSGAGAADEPGDGERSTDGIRLQKVLANAGVASRRVAENLIVEGRVRVNGEVVTELGSRIDPTTDLVDVDGTAIQLDPSKRYVMLNKPTGVFSTMRDERGRPDLQRFTNEWPERLFNVGRLDAETSGLLLLTNDGELSHVLAHPSFGVTKVYIAKVDGRVTAQTIATLTRGIELEDGAIAADKARLLSSSTDGGGSLIELTLHSGRNRIVRRMMDAVGHPVVDLVRRQFGPLHLGTLPAGRARELTKVERGALLTLARPAPSGPSQVLPQDQEPRRDDDPHSAGSDQET; from the coding sequence ATGAGCCCTGCAACAGGTTCAGGGGCCGGAGCCGCAGACGAGCCCGGTGACGGCGAGCGGTCGACCGACGGCATCCGGCTCCAGAAGGTGCTCGCCAATGCCGGGGTCGCCTCTCGCCGAGTCGCCGAGAACCTCATCGTCGAGGGACGTGTACGGGTCAACGGCGAGGTCGTGACCGAGCTCGGCTCGCGGATCGATCCGACGACAGACCTCGTCGATGTCGACGGCACCGCAATCCAGCTCGATCCGTCGAAGCGGTACGTCATGCTCAACAAGCCCACGGGTGTGTTCAGCACGATGCGCGACGAGCGCGGTCGTCCCGATCTGCAGCGGTTCACAAACGAGTGGCCCGAGCGGCTCTTCAACGTGGGACGCCTCGATGCCGAGACCAGCGGCCTGCTCCTCCTCACCAACGACGGCGAGCTCTCGCACGTGCTCGCGCATCCGTCCTTCGGAGTCACCAAGGTGTACATCGCGAAGGTCGACGGCCGGGTGACGGCGCAGACCATCGCGACGCTGACCCGCGGCATCGAGCTCGAGGACGGTGCGATCGCGGCCGATAAGGCGCGACTGCTCTCGAGCTCGACGGATGGTGGGGGCTCGCTCATCGAGCTCACCCTGCATTCCGGCCGCAACCGGATCGTGCGTCGAATGATGGATGCCGTGGGACATCCGGTCGTCGATCTCGTGCGCCGCCAGTTCGGCCCCTTGCACCTGGGAACCCTGCCAGCTGGGCGGGCACGCGAATTGACTAAAGTGGAGCGGGGCGCCCTGCTGACACTGGCGCGCCCGGCCCCGAGCGGCCCGTCGCAGGTCCTTCCACAGGATCAGGAACCGCGCCGCGACGACGACCCGCATTCGGCGGGGAGCGACCAGGAGACATAG
- a CDS encoding prephenate dehydrogenase codes for MTDHSAAPRVRGERDRAAESTLASRVQGTVRIVGAGLLGSSIGHALTALDIDVALDDTSPAQLRLAVDYGAGRLAAAADDPSLIVVAVPPDVTADVIERELAQHPNAVVTDVASVKLEPLRTLRERGVDLTHYIGSHPLAGRERGGAISARADIFVGRPWVVCRDEDTPAADLALVEGLALDLGATPLEMTPEDHDRAVALVSHVPQLVASLLAGRFVDAPDGSLRLAGQGVRDTTRIAASAPELWVQILGANAAPVVDVLDALADDLSTVADALRAPEAPGSRRAVADTIRRGNDGVERLPGKHGQNRRFDQVVVMVDDTPGQLGRLFGDLGELEVNVEDFRLEHSPGAQFGLAEISVVPGAVRRAVDGLEARGWKIASTTND; via the coding sequence GTGACCGATCACTCGGCAGCGCCGCGCGTCCGCGGCGAGCGAGACCGCGCCGCCGAGTCGACCCTCGCCTCCCGCGTCCAAGGCACAGTGCGCATCGTCGGCGCGGGCCTGCTCGGCTCGAGCATCGGCCACGCGCTCACAGCGCTCGACATCGACGTGGCCCTCGACGACACGTCGCCTGCTCAACTGCGCCTCGCGGTCGACTACGGTGCCGGCCGCCTCGCCGCCGCTGCAGACGATCCGTCGCTCATCGTCGTCGCCGTTCCGCCGGATGTCACCGCCGATGTCATCGAGCGCGAGCTCGCACAGCACCCGAACGCGGTCGTGACGGATGTCGCGAGCGTCAAGCTCGAGCCGCTGCGGACTCTTCGCGAGCGCGGCGTCGACCTCACCCACTACATCGGGTCGCATCCGCTGGCCGGACGCGAACGCGGCGGAGCGATCTCGGCTCGCGCCGACATCTTCGTCGGTCGTCCCTGGGTCGTCTGCCGCGACGAGGACACCCCAGCCGCCGATCTCGCGCTCGTCGAGGGTCTCGCCCTCGACCTGGGTGCGACGCCGCTCGAGATGACGCCCGAAGATCACGATCGGGCGGTCGCCCTCGTGTCGCACGTGCCGCAGCTGGTCGCCAGCCTGCTGGCCGGCCGCTTCGTCGATGCCCCCGATGGCTCGCTGCGACTGGCCGGGCAGGGTGTGCGCGATACGACGCGGATCGCGGCATCCGCCCCCGAACTGTGGGTCCAGATCCTCGGAGCCAACGCGGCGCCCGTCGTCGACGTGCTCGACGCCCTCGCCGACGACCTGTCGACTGTCGCCGATGCGCTGCGTGCCCCTGAGGCACCGGGCTCGCGTCGGGCGGTCGCCGACACGATCCGCCGGGGCAACGACGGCGTCGAGCGCCTGCCCGGCAAGCACGGCCAGAACCGCCGGTTCGACCAGGTCGTCGTCATGGTCGACGACACCCCCGGACAGCTCGGACGGCTGTTCGGCGACCTCGGCGAGCTCGAGGTCAACGTCGAGGATTTCCGGCTGGAGCACTCTCCCGGCGCACAGTTCGGCCTCGCCGAGATCAGCGTGGTGCCCGGCGCCGTGCGTCGCGCCGTAGACGGACTCGAAGCCCGCGGCTGGAAGATTGCGAGCACCACCAATGACTGA
- the cmk gene encoding (d)CMP kinase — protein MTDPSTPSTRSGTGATENPIVVAIDGPAGSGKSSVSKQVARRLGYGFLDTGAAYRALAWFALERGVDTADAASVEALATDFDYAISLDPDDFWVRVGSTDVTSAIREVRVTDAVSGVARVPAVRESVNRLFRALVAASGRPGVVVEGRDITTVVAPDAPARILLTAAPEVRAARRSKELVTQDAATVADALRRRDASDSAVVDFLTAAPGVTVVDSTDLDFEQTVDAVLGVIRTVVSAPTGAPDVR, from the coding sequence ATGACTGACCCCTCGACCCCTTCGACACGCTCAGGGACCGGTGCGACCGAAAACCCCATCGTCGTCGCGATCGACGGTCCGGCCGGAAGCGGCAAGTCCAGCGTGTCCAAGCAGGTCGCGCGACGCCTCGGCTACGGCTTCCTCGACACGGGCGCGGCGTATCGCGCGCTGGCATGGTTCGCGCTCGAGCGCGGCGTCGACACGGCGGATGCGGCATCCGTCGAAGCCCTCGCGACTGACTTCGACTACGCGATCTCGCTCGACCCCGACGACTTCTGGGTCCGTGTCGGCTCGACCGATGTCACCTCCGCGATCCGCGAGGTGCGAGTGACGGATGCGGTGAGCGGCGTTGCGCGCGTGCCCGCCGTTCGCGAATCGGTCAACCGGCTCTTCCGCGCGCTCGTGGCGGCATCCGGACGCCCTGGCGTCGTCGTCGAGGGCAGGGACATCACCACTGTCGTCGCGCCGGACGCCCCCGCGAGGATCCTCTTGACCGCGGCGCCCGAGGTGCGCGCGGCGCGTCGCAGCAAAGAGCTGGTGACACAGGATGCCGCGACTGTCGCCGATGCGCTGCGACGCCGCGACGCGTCCGACTCCGCTGTGGTCGACTTCCTCACCGCGGCGCCTGGGGTCACCGTCGTCGACTCCACCGACCTTGATTTCGAACAGACCGTGGACGCCGTGCTCGGCGTCATCCGCACGGTCGTGTCTGCCCCGACAGGAGCCCCTGATGTCCGCTGA
- the der gene encoding ribosome biogenesis GTPase Der, with translation MSAEDRDTEEYEGGPDHLEAKLADLDEELAEQRAASLRAGLADYELDDEDAELLSGVELGEDGIFYSPALPVVAIVGRPNVGKSALVNRILGRREAVVEDTPGVTRDRVTYKAEWMDRKFSLVDTGGWEPDAKGIDRSVAAQAEVAIDLCDVVLFVVDAMVGATSTDEHVVRLLRKSGKPVFLVANKIDDARHEPEAAALWNLGLGEPHPVSAIHGRGVADLLDEIMKVLPDVSAVAKQEIGGPRRVAILGRPNVGKSSLLNRAAGEERVVVNELAGTTRDPVDEIVELGGRMWRFVDTAGIRRRVHLQQGADFYASLRTSAALEKAEVAVVVIDVSESISEQDVRIIDLVLESGRALVLAFNKWDRLNDADLENQDRRRYLEREIEQDLAHVAWAPRVNISARTGRHLERLVPALDLALESWDRRIPTGKFNAFLSELVAEHPHPLRGGKQPRILFGTQASTRPPTFVLFTTGFLDPGYRRFIQRRLRELYSFEGTPIVINMRVREKRQR, from the coding sequence ATGTCCGCTGAGGACCGCGACACCGAAGAGTACGAGGGCGGTCCCGACCACCTCGAAGCGAAGCTCGCCGACCTCGACGAGGAGCTTGCCGAGCAGCGGGCCGCGTCGCTGCGCGCCGGACTCGCCGATTACGAGCTCGACGACGAGGACGCCGAGCTCCTCTCGGGCGTCGAACTCGGCGAGGACGGCATCTTCTACTCGCCGGCGTTGCCGGTCGTCGCGATCGTGGGGCGACCGAACGTCGGCAAGTCCGCGCTCGTGAACCGGATCCTCGGCCGCCGCGAAGCCGTCGTCGAAGACACCCCCGGCGTGACGCGTGACCGCGTCACGTACAAGGCGGAGTGGATGGACCGGAAGTTCTCGCTCGTCGACACCGGCGGATGGGAGCCCGACGCGAAGGGCATCGACCGATCTGTCGCCGCGCAGGCGGAGGTCGCGATCGACCTCTGTGACGTCGTGCTCTTCGTGGTCGACGCGATGGTGGGCGCGACGTCCACCGACGAGCACGTGGTGCGGCTCCTGCGCAAGAGCGGAAAGCCCGTCTTCCTCGTCGCGAACAAGATCGACGACGCGCGGCATGAACCTGAAGCCGCCGCCCTGTGGAACCTGGGGCTCGGCGAGCCGCACCCGGTCTCGGCGATCCACGGCCGTGGGGTGGCCGACCTTCTCGACGAGATCATGAAGGTGCTGCCCGATGTGTCGGCGGTCGCGAAGCAGGAGATCGGCGGACCTCGCCGTGTCGCCATCCTGGGCCGGCCGAACGTCGGCAAGTCGTCGCTGCTCAACCGGGCGGCGGGCGAGGAGCGAGTGGTCGTCAACGAACTCGCCGGGACCACACGCGATCCCGTCGACGAGATCGTCGAACTCGGTGGCCGGATGTGGCGATTCGTCGACACTGCCGGCATCCGTCGTCGTGTGCACCTGCAGCAGGGCGCCGACTTCTACGCCTCGTTGCGCACGTCCGCCGCTCTCGAGAAGGCCGAGGTCGCCGTCGTCGTGATCGACGTCTCGGAGTCGATCTCCGAGCAGGATGTGCGCATCATCGACCTCGTGCTGGAGTCGGGACGCGCACTCGTGCTCGCTTTCAACAAGTGGGACCGGCTGAACGATGCGGATCTCGAGAACCAGGATCGTCGTCGCTACCTCGAACGCGAGATCGAGCAGGACCTCGCGCACGTCGCGTGGGCGCCGCGCGTCAACATCTCAGCGCGCACCGGTCGGCACCTCGAGCGGCTCGTGCCGGCACTCGACCTCGCGCTGGAGTCGTGGGACCGCCGCATCCCGACCGGCAAGTTCAACGCCTTCCTCTCCGAGCTTGTGGCCGAGCACCCGCATCCGCTGCGGGGCGGCAAGCAGCCGCGCATCCTGTTCGGCACGCAAGCGTCGACACGCCCGCCCACTTTCGTGCTCTTCACGACCGGGTTCCTCGATCCCGGGTATCGCCGGTTCATCCAGCGCCGCCTGCGCGAGCTGTACAGCTTCGAGGGCACTCCCATCGTCATCAACATGCGCGTCCGCGAGAAGCGGCAGCGCTGA
- a CDS encoding GNAT family N-acetyltransferase, translated as MDYELDDDPARIQPDVVWAYLSTDAYWGRWRTRVDIEAQLASAWRVVGAYRADTGAQVGFARASSDGIGFAYLADVFVLPEHRGHALGKQLIQRMIDDGPGRDFRWVLFTADAHGLYEQFGFGAPDATAMIRPSRQG; from the coding sequence ATGGACTACGAACTCGATGACGACCCTGCGCGCATCCAACCCGACGTGGTGTGGGCCTACCTGTCGACCGATGCGTATTGGGGACGCTGGCGCACGCGTGTCGACATCGAAGCCCAGCTCGCCTCGGCGTGGCGGGTCGTCGGCGCGTATCGCGCCGATACCGGCGCGCAGGTCGGGTTCGCACGAGCGTCGTCGGACGGCATTGGATTCGCCTATCTCGCGGACGTCTTCGTGCTGCCCGAGCACCGCGGGCACGCGCTGGGCAAGCAGCTGATTCAGCGAATGATCGACGACGGTCCCGGCCGCGACTTCCGCTGGGTGCTCTTCACCGCCGACGCGCACGGGCTTTACGAGCAGTTCGGCTTCGGCGCCCCCGATGCCACAGCGATGATCCGGCCCAGCCGTCAGGGCTGA
- a CDS encoding NUDIX domain-containing protein has product MTIEPPVPGGPRRPLGPRNPGDAWVEAPTGERYWGRFGAAGLLALDPHRGILLQHRVSWSHFGDTWALPGGARHQGESASDAALREAAEEAGVPRGAIRPRLLSVFDLGYWSYTTLVGDVTTPFEPTISDPESHELAWVPADAIDDRPLHPGFASSWEQLRAVLGIRPAVVVDVANVMGSTPDGWWRDRAGAADRLIARISDLAVSGIRADALALSEHRWYPEWVAVVEGQARRAGTDASSVDVVAAPGSGDDAILAEAVRLVAAARTVTVVTSDRGLADRVTDAGAAVRGARWLTELLG; this is encoded by the coding sequence GTGACCATCGAGCCGCCCGTACCCGGAGGGCCGCGGCGTCCGCTCGGACCACGCAACCCCGGCGACGCGTGGGTCGAGGCGCCGACGGGGGAGCGGTACTGGGGCAGGTTCGGCGCCGCTGGTCTTCTCGCGCTCGATCCCCATCGCGGCATACTCCTGCAGCATCGCGTGTCGTGGAGTCATTTCGGTGACACCTGGGCACTGCCGGGCGGCGCCCGGCACCAGGGGGAATCGGCGAGCGATGCCGCTCTGCGTGAGGCCGCAGAAGAGGCCGGAGTGCCGAGAGGCGCGATCCGGCCACGTCTGCTCAGTGTCTTCGACCTCGGCTACTGGAGCTACACGACGCTCGTGGGCGACGTGACCACACCGTTCGAGCCCACGATCAGCGATCCTGAAAGTCACGAGCTCGCGTGGGTGCCTGCGGATGCGATCGATGATCGACCGCTTCACCCGGGCTTCGCATCATCGTGGGAACAGCTGCGTGCGGTGCTCGGCATCCGTCCGGCTGTCGTGGTGGATGTCGCCAACGTCATGGGGTCGACCCCGGACGGCTGGTGGCGCGACCGCGCCGGTGCCGCCGATCGGCTCATCGCACGGATCTCCGATCTCGCGGTGAGCGGGATACGGGCCGATGCGCTCGCGCTGTCCGAGCACCGCTGGTACCCCGAGTGGGTCGCCGTCGTCGAGGGCCAGGCGCGGCGGGCAGGGACCGATGCGTCGAGCGTCGACGTGGTCGCCGCGCCGGGATCAGGCGATGACGCGATCCTCGCCGAGGCGGTGCGGCTGGTGGCCGCAGCGCGCACGGTCACGGTGGTGACGAGCGATCGCGGACTCGCCGATCGGGTGACGGATGCCGGAGCCGCCGTCCGCGGCGCCCGCTGGTTGACGGAGCTTCTCGGCTGA
- a CDS encoding RNA-binding S4 domain-containing protein: MESSARVDAWLWAVRVYKTRSAATTACRAGHVRVNGDRAKAAQPVRPGDELRVRISGFDRILVVRQPISKRVGAVQAAAALDDQTPPPPPRELTAFVPIRDRGAGRPTKRERRDIDRLRGREE, encoded by the coding sequence ATGGAGAGTTCGGCTCGCGTCGACGCGTGGCTGTGGGCGGTCCGCGTGTACAAGACGCGCTCCGCGGCCACGACCGCATGCCGCGCCGGGCATGTACGGGTCAACGGCGACCGTGCGAAGGCCGCCCAGCCGGTGCGCCCAGGCGACGAGCTCCGCGTGCGCATCTCGGGCTTCGACCGGATCCTCGTCGTGCGTCAGCCGATCTCGAAGCGTGTCGGCGCCGTGCAGGCGGCTGCGGCTCTCGATGACCAGACCCCTCCCCCGCCGCCGCGCGAGCTGACCGCGTTCGTGCCTATTCGTGACCGCGGCGCGGGACGACCTACCAAGCGCGAACGTCGCGACATCGACAGGCTCCGCGGTCGCGAGGAGTGA
- a CDS encoding lysoplasmalogenase, translated as MHRLWIGFIPFAVVSVLHVGALSLEAVAIAAPTKLLLMPLLAVAVLWGGCGSRWGTTFALLFTAIALSWLGDGADTFFPAAPTIPTMLVCFGLAHLCYIWLFWRILSVRPVPPWAVVYGLWWGLLLAVLWPALGGLLISVAIYGLVLGGTAVAASRCHPLIAVGGAFFLASDTILAFEIFTPAAAPPWSSPVIMLAYCLGQGLIAAGVIVADRLRRSAASTEMAEVAP; from the coding sequence ATGCACCGGCTCTGGATCGGGTTCATCCCCTTCGCCGTCGTCTCGGTCCTTCACGTCGGCGCCCTCTCGCTCGAGGCTGTCGCGATCGCAGCCCCGACGAAGCTCCTCCTGATGCCGTTGCTTGCCGTCGCCGTGCTCTGGGGTGGATGCGGCTCTCGCTGGGGCACGACCTTTGCCCTCCTGTTCACTGCGATCGCGCTCTCGTGGCTCGGGGACGGCGCCGACACCTTCTTCCCTGCGGCGCCCACCATTCCGACGATGCTGGTTTGCTTCGGCCTCGCTCACCTGTGTTACATCTGGCTGTTCTGGCGCATCCTCTCGGTGCGGCCGGTTCCGCCCTGGGCCGTCGTGTACGGACTCTGGTGGGGCCTGTTGCTCGCGGTGCTGTGGCCGGCGCTCGGCGGTCTGCTCATCTCCGTCGCGATCTACGGTCTGGTCCTCGGGGGGACGGCGGTTGCGGCATCTCGCTGCCACCCCCTCATCGCCGTGGGCGGGGCGTTCTTCCTCGCCTCTGACACGATCCTCGCGTTCGAGATCTTCACGCCCGCGGCTGCCCCGCCCTGGTCGAGCCCGGTGATCATGCTCGCGTACTGTCTCGGGCAGGGACTCATCGCGGCGGGCGTCATCGTGGCCGACCGGTTGCGAAGGTCCGCTGCCAGCACCGAAATGGCGGAGGTCGCGCCATGA
- a CDS encoding GNAT family N-acetyltransferase has product MPTITIEPATAERFDDAQHALTGGGDGSSCQCAWWTITNADFQRTTRDQKKALLHDEMDVAPPPALIAYVDGEAAGWIRVGPRTRQQRLARTKEFIAYSEEPWEDGDVWAVTCFVVRREHRGEGLSARLLDAAIDFSRSNGARLLEGYPTEPIDASGKKRSSNSLFRGVVSTFENAGFHEVARPKPDRAIVALDLTA; this is encoded by the coding sequence ATGCCGACCATCACCATCGAACCTGCGACGGCCGAGAGATTCGACGACGCACAGCACGCGCTCACGGGCGGCGGCGACGGCAGTTCGTGCCAGTGCGCGTGGTGGACCATCACGAACGCCGACTTCCAGCGGACCACGCGCGACCAGAAGAAGGCGCTCCTGCACGACGAGATGGATGTCGCGCCGCCGCCCGCTCTCATCGCCTACGTCGATGGCGAGGCCGCCGGATGGATCCGCGTGGGTCCTCGCACCCGGCAGCAGCGGCTGGCACGAACGAAGGAGTTCATCGCGTACTCCGAAGAGCCATGGGAGGACGGCGACGTCTGGGCGGTGACGTGCTTCGTCGTCCGGCGAGAGCATCGCGGCGAAGGCCTCAGCGCGCGCCTTCTCGACGCGGCCATCGACTTCTCCCGTTCGAATGGCGCCCGGCTCCTCGAGGGTTATCCGACTGAGCCGATCGACGCCTCAGGCAAGAAGAGGTCCTCCAACTCGCTCTTCCGGGGGGTCGTGTCCACGTTCGAGAATGCCGGTTTTCACGAGGTCGCCCGGCCCAAGCCGGATCGCGCGATCGTCGCACTCGATCTGACCGCGTAG